One genomic segment of Stigmatopora argus isolate UIUO_Sarg chromosome 3, RoL_Sarg_1.0, whole genome shotgun sequence includes these proteins:
- the kbtbd4 gene encoding kelch repeat and BTB domain-containing protein 4: MDSSEEGGLSVGGEENYFQGYTFTDRSHSSRVVKSIMDLCLEDGLFADVTVTADGKEFHLHRLVLSAQSSFFRSMFTSNLKESYNRCIELKDVSAAVFQLLVDYMYHGTIKLRVEDLQDTYEMADMYQLTALFEECSRFLSRTVEIKNCLQVMWLADRHSDQELYTSAKHCAKIHLAQLHLTEEFHNLPLCLLLDIIKDGVPTSQNPTLAIKSWINHNKVEREEFACVLQENLKEIGENVHIYLIGKVDTRTHSLAVSLHCDEDDAISVCGQNSLCHQITAACKHGGDLYVVGGSIPRRMWKCNMDTMDWERCAPLPRDRLHHTMVSVPGEDAIYSLGGKTLKDSLSNAVIFYTVKDNMWTESSQLDTAVSGAAGVNLGGTIYLLGGEENDMDFFTKPSRLIQCFDTASQNCQVKPYVLPFAGRMHATVHMDVIFIVAEGDSLVCYNPLLESFTRLRFPETWSCVPSLWKVASCNGCIYVFRDKCKKGDANTLKFNPATSVVSVIRGLKILLTNWQFVLG, from the exons ATGGATTCCAGTGAGGAGGGGGGCCTGAGCGTGGGGGGAGAGGAGAACTACTTCCAGGGCTACACCTTCACCGACCGCTCCCACTCCAGCCGGGTAGTGAAGAGCATCATGGACTTGTGCCTGGAAGACGGACTCTTCGCCGACGTCACCGTTACGGCGGACGGCAAAGAGTTCCACCTCCACCGACTGGTGCTGTCGGCGCAGAGCAGCTTCTTCCGCTCCATGTTCACCTCCAACCTCAAAGAGTCGTACAACCGCTGCATTGAACTGAAGGACGTCAGCGCTGCCGTCTTCCAGCTGCTGGTCGACTACATGTACCACGGCACCATTAAACTGAGGGTGGAGGACCTGCAGGACACTTACGAGATGGCAGACATGTACCAATTAACCGCGCTCTTCGAGGAATGCTCTCGCTTCCTTTCCAGGACCGTCGAGATTAAGAATTGTCTACAG GTCATGTGGCTCGCGGACAGGCACAGTGACCAGGAGTTGTACACGTCCGCCAAACATTGCGCTAAAATCCATTTGGCACAACTTCATCTCACCGAAGAATTCCACAATCTGCCACTTTGTCTTCTCTTGGACATTATCAAAG aTGGAGTTCCAACTTCCCAGAATCCAACTCTGGCCATTAAATCGTGGATTAACCACAACAAAGTTGAAAGAGAAGAGTTTGCTTGTGTCCTCCAAGAGAATCTTAAG GAGATCGGCGAAAACGTCCACATTTACCTGATCGGCAAAGTGGACACGAGGACTCACTCGCTGGCCGTGTCGCTCCACTGCGACGAAGACGACGCCATCAGCGTTTGCGGCCAGAACAGCCTCTGCCACCAAATCACCGCCGCTTGCAAGCACGGCGGCGACCTCTACGTGGTGGGCGGCTCCATCCCTCGCCGCATGTGGAAGTGCAACATGGACACCATGGACTGGGAGAGGTGCGCGCCGCTGCCACGGGACCGCCTCCACCACACCATGGTGTCGGTCCCCGGCGAGGACGCCATTTACTCTCTGGGCGGCAAGACGCTGAAGGACTCTCTCTCCAACGCCGTCATCTTCTACACGGTGAAGGACAACATGTGGACGGAGAGCAGCCAGCTGGACACGGCCGTGTCGGGGGCGGCGGGCGTCAACCTGGGAGGAACCATTTACCTGCTCGGCGGCGAGGAGAACGACATGGACTTCTTCACCAAGCCCTCGCGGCTCATCCAGTGCTTCGACACGGCGTCCCAGAACTGTCAGGTAAAACCTTACGTGCTGCCGTTCGCCGGACGCATGCACGCCACGGTCCACATGGACGTCATCTTCATCGTGGCGGAGGGCGACTCGCTGGTTTGCTACAATCCCTTGCTGGAGAGCTTCACCCGCTTGCGCTTCCCCGAAACGTGGAGCTGCGTGCCCTCGCTTTGGAAAGTGGCCAGCTGCAACGGATGCATTTACGTTTTTCGGGACAAATGCAAGAAAGGCGACGCCAACACCTTGAAGTTCAACCCGGCCACGTCTGTCGTCTCCGTGATCAGGGGTCTAAAGATCCTCCTCACCAACTGGCAATTTGTCCTGGGCTAA
- the rapsn gene encoding 43 kDa receptor-associated protein of the synapse isoform X2 — protein MNIFMRHLSTEMGQDQTKQQIEKGLKLYQSNQTDKALQVWTKVLEKTSDAGGKFRVLGCLITAHSEMGKYKDMLKGTTVSLQLNGQVCLSMGNAFLGLSLFQQALQSYEKALRYAHNNDDKMLECRVCCSLGNIYIHLKDYEKALFFPCKAAELVNDYGKGWSLKYRAMSQYHMSVAYRKLERLPDAMECCEESMKIALQHGDRPLQALCLQNFADIHRYRRDFDKAFPRYESALGIMTEIGNRLGQAHVHLAVAKCFLLLKEHLKALDSLERAQALADAMGNKLCTLKAHCLREGIYRSQGRQEELREQVVKFLQCVEELELYCGMCGESIGDRDQKLQALPCSHIFHLKCLQTNGTKGCPKCFKNSMKPGFV, from the exons atgaatattttcatgAGGCACCTCAGCACAGAGATGGGCCAGGACCAAACCAAGCAACAGATCGAGAAAGGACTGAAGTTGTACCAGTCCAATCAGACCGACAAAGCGTTGCAAGTGTGGACAAAAGTGTTGGAGAAAACCTCGGATGCCGGCGGGAAGTTTCGCGTTTTGGGATGCTTGATCACTGCTCACTCGGAAATGGGCAAATATAAAGACATGCTCAAG GGCACCACGGTCAGCCTGCAGCTCAACGGTCAGGTATGCCTGAGCATGGGCAACGCCTTCCTGGGCCTCAGCCTCTTCCAGCAAGCCCTGCAGAGCTACGAGAAGGCCCTGCGCTACGCGCACAACAATGACGACAAGATGCTGGAGTGCCGAGTCTGCTGCAGTCTGGGAAATATTTACATCCACCTAAAG GACTACGAGAAAGCCTTGTTCTTTCCGTGCAAAGCGGCCGAGCTGGTCAACGACTACGGCAAAGGCTGGAGCCTCAAGTATCGCGCCATGAGTCAGTACCATATGTCCGTGGCCTACAGGAAGCTGGAGCGCTTGCCGGACGCCATGGAATGCTGCGAG GAATCGATGAAAATTGCCTTGCAGCACGGCGACCGTCCTCTGCAGGCTCTGTGTTTGCAGAACTTTGCCGACATACACCGCTATCGACGTGACTTTGAC AAAGCATTCCCTCGTTACGAGTCGGCACTGGGTATCATGACTGAGATTGGGAATCGACTTGGACAGGCCCACGTGCACCTGGCGGTGGCAAAGTGTTTTCTTCTGTTAAAGGAACATTTGAAG GCTCTGGATTCCTTAGAACGGGCGCAGGCTCTGGCGGACGCAATGGGAAATAAG CTGTGCACGCTGAAGGCCCATTGCCTTAGGGAGGGCATCTACAGGAGCCAGGGCAGACAGGAGGAACTGCGGGAGCAAGTGGTCAAGTTCCTTCAGTGCGTGGAGGAGCTGGAGCTCTACTGCGGCATGTGCGGCGAGTCCATCGGGGACAGGGACCAAAAGCTGCAGGCCTTGCCCTGTTCCCACATTTTCCACCTCAA ATGTCTGCAGACTAACGGGACAAAAGGTTGTCCCAAGTGTTTCAAGAACTCCATGAAGCCGGGATTCGTGTGA
- the rapsn gene encoding 43 kDa receptor-associated protein of the synapse isoform X1, which yields MNIFMRHLSTEMGQDQTKQQIEKGLKLYQSNQTDKALQVWTKVLEKTSDAGGKFRVLGCLITAHSEMGKYKDMLKYALDQIDTAREMEDPDYLTEGYLNLARSNEKLCDFHKTVSYCKTCLNMQGTTVSLQLNGQVCLSMGNAFLGLSLFQQALQSYEKALRYAHNNDDKMLECRVCCSLGNIYIHLKDYEKALFFPCKAAELVNDYGKGWSLKYRAMSQYHMSVAYRKLERLPDAMECCEESMKIALQHGDRPLQALCLQNFADIHRYRRDFDKAFPRYESALGIMTEIGNRLGQAHVHLAVAKCFLLLKEHLKALDSLERAQALADAMGNKLCTLKAHCLREGIYRSQGRQEELREQVVKFLQCVEELELYCGMCGESIGDRDQKLQALPCSHIFHLKCLQTNGTKGCPKCFKNSMKPGFV from the exons atgaatattttcatgAGGCACCTCAGCACAGAGATGGGCCAGGACCAAACCAAGCAACAGATCGAGAAAGGACTGAAGTTGTACCAGTCCAATCAGACCGACAAAGCGTTGCAAGTGTGGACAAAAGTGTTGGAGAAAACCTCGGATGCCGGCGGGAAGTTTCGCGTTTTGGGATGCTTGATCACTGCTCACTCGGAAATGGGCAAATATAAAGACATGCTCAAG TACGCCTTGGATCAAATCGACACGGCCAGAGAAATGGAGGACCCGGACTACCTGACGGAGGGCTACCTGAACTTGGCGCGCAGCAACGAGAAGCTGTGCGATTTCCACAAGACGGTGTCGTACTGTAAGACCTGCTTGAACATGCAGGGCACCACGGTCAGCCTGCAGCTCAACGGTCAGGTATGCCTGAGCATGGGCAACGCCTTCCTGGGCCTCAGCCTCTTCCAGCAAGCCCTGCAGAGCTACGAGAAGGCCCTGCGCTACGCGCACAACAATGACGACAAGATGCTGGAGTGCCGAGTCTGCTGCAGTCTGGGAAATATTTACATCCACCTAAAG GACTACGAGAAAGCCTTGTTCTTTCCGTGCAAAGCGGCCGAGCTGGTCAACGACTACGGCAAAGGCTGGAGCCTCAAGTATCGCGCCATGAGTCAGTACCATATGTCCGTGGCCTACAGGAAGCTGGAGCGCTTGCCGGACGCCATGGAATGCTGCGAG GAATCGATGAAAATTGCCTTGCAGCACGGCGACCGTCCTCTGCAGGCTCTGTGTTTGCAGAACTTTGCCGACATACACCGCTATCGACGTGACTTTGAC AAAGCATTCCCTCGTTACGAGTCGGCACTGGGTATCATGACTGAGATTGGGAATCGACTTGGACAGGCCCACGTGCACCTGGCGGTGGCAAAGTGTTTTCTTCTGTTAAAGGAACATTTGAAG GCTCTGGATTCCTTAGAACGGGCGCAGGCTCTGGCGGACGCAATGGGAAATAAG CTGTGCACGCTGAAGGCCCATTGCCTTAGGGAGGGCATCTACAGGAGCCAGGGCAGACAGGAGGAACTGCGGGAGCAAGTGGTCAAGTTCCTTCAGTGCGTGGAGGAGCTGGAGCTCTACTGCGGCATGTGCGGCGAGTCCATCGGGGACAGGGACCAAAAGCTGCAGGCCTTGCCCTGTTCCCACATTTTCCACCTCAA ATGTCTGCAGACTAACGGGACAAAAGGTTGTCCCAAGTGTTTCAAGAACTCCATGAAGCCGGGATTCGTGTGA
- the ighmbp2 gene encoding DNA-binding protein SMUBP-2, whose amino-acid sequence MAVEKYVSKTLALLQEEREAEIEETRLWKESISFKELQNKGVCLLKLHIGSQSTGLYGRTVVVLEPRKYLGFSCLPSNSFGPGDIVGLYDSGGCSATSQIGTGIVTRISQTSISVAFDDSKDGLSFDTDALYSLLKLANDVTYKRMKRALNALNGYNNGPSANLINVLFGEAKPSSYSQLSDVKFFNINLDDSQREAVTFALSQRELAVIHGPPGTGKTTTVVEIILQGIKQGQKVLCCAPSNVAVDNLVERLARCKAKVLRLGHPARLLESIQKHSLDAILAKSDNANIIADIRKDIDKAFLGMKKNKEKGERVSHKREIGELRKELKTREATAIAQILKSADVVLATNTGACDDGPLKFLPAEHFDWVVIDECAQSLESGCWIGLLRARKCILSGDYKQLPPTIKSHVAASKGLSLSLMERLIQMYGDSVVRMLTVQYRMNSAIMEWASKEMYQGRLTAHSSVEAHLLKDLLGVTCVEETSTPLLLIDTAGCGLTEMEVPDEQSKGNQGEVDIVNLHIKALTEAGVNSKDIAVIAPYNLQVDLLRQKLSARHPDLEIKSVDGFQGREKEAVVLSLVRSNRKGEVGFLAEDRRINVAVTRARRHVAVVCDTQTVQSHAFLKTLVRHITERGEVRTAFEYLQDIVPQNYTRDHKDAKPDRKDVQPDSENAWKVERKKERKKQPSENSGKSSRQHNNPTKSPAPTLNDEEQRKKQESEIRGMMEKFLKNLTQRELRFPASFTSHGRLLVHQIAEELGLTHQSQGEGKDRCITVSRPDQPNAHGEGQKQENGQEGTSQKKGAPQHPPKEALRETPVDLKRLHLERMKREQQKREEIAQQKKPQKISVSTDKRILAKGKKRTKAGACEIAAAASPGDDLDALIDAVVKAESVCAFVKCKASVLTLGQLCLFCNRQYCLSHHIPEVHGCGDKAKTHARIRISKEGVLYAGSGTKDKSMDPNKKAYLHRKLDSKLKDMATQRKTKNKEKDA is encoded by the exons ATGGCAgttgaaaaatatgtttcaaaGACACTGGCGCTTCTGCAAGAAGAGAGAGAGGCTGAAATAGAGGAAACAAG GCTGTGGAAGGAGAGCATCTCATTTAAAGAGCTTCAAAACAAAGGCGTATGTCTGTTAAAACTTCATATAGGAAGTCAGTCCACAGGCCTGTATGGCCGCACAGTTGTTGTCCTCGAACCAAGAAAGTATCTGGGCTTTTCATGCCTTCCTAGCAATAGCTTTGGACCTG GGGATATAGTTGGATTGTATGACTCGGGTGGATGCAGCGCGACGTCTCAGATCGGCACGGGTATCGTGACGCGAATCAGTCAGACGTCGATAAGTGTGGCATTTGACGATTCAAAGGATGGACTCAGTTTTGATACGGATGCTCTGTACAGCCTCCTAAAGTTGGCAAATGATGTGACTTACAAGCGAATGAAAAG GGCTTTAAATGCCTTAAATGGATACAACAATGGACCATCTGCCAATTTGATCAATGTTCTCTTTGGAGAAGCTAAACCATCGTCTTATTCTCAACTCA GTGATGTTAAATTCTTTAACATCAATCTGGATGATTCCCAGAGAGAAGCGGTGACTTTTGCTCTGTCTCAGAGAGAACTAGCAGTAATTCATGGTCCTCCAGGCACTGGGAAAACAACCACGGTCGTGGAGATCATTCTGCAAGGTATCAAACAAGGCCAAAAG GTTTTATGCTGCGCCCCTTCCAATGTGGCAGTGGATAATTTAGTGGAGAGATTAGCCCGCTGCAAGGCCAAGGTTCTGAGGCTTGGACACCCTGCTAGACTGCTGGAGTCCATCCAAAAACATTCACTGGATGCCATCCTGGCCAAGAGCGACAATGCCAACATCATCGCTGACATCCGCAAAGACATCGATAAAGCTTTT CTAggaatgaagaaaaacaaggaaaaaggaGAGCGGGTGAGCCACAAGAGGGAAATAGGCGAACTAAGAAAAGAGTTGAAAACCAGAGAAGCGACAGCCATTGCCCAGATTCTTAAAAGTGCCGATGTTGTTTTAGCCACCAACACCG GCGCATGTGACGACGGACCTCTGAAGTTCCTGCCGGCTGAGCATTTTGATTGGGTTGTGATTGACGAGTGCGCCCAGTCGCTGGAGAGCGGCTGCTGGATTGGCCTGCTCCGAGCGCGCAAGTGCATTCTGTCTGGAGACTACAAGCAATTGCCACCGACCATTAAATCACACGT GGCTGCTTCCAAAGGTTTGTCTCTCAGCCTCATGGAGCGACTCATCCAGATGTACGGCGACTCAGTTGTGCGGATGCTAACGGTCCAGTATCGAATGAACAGTGCCATCATGGAATGGGCCTCCAAAGAGATGTACCAAGGAAGATTGACGGCACACAGCTCAGTGGAAGCGCATTTGTTGAA AGATCTCCTTGGGGTCACGTGTGTGGAAGAAACAAGCACACCTCTTCTTCTTATCGACACAGCTGGTTGCGGTCTGACGGAAATGGAGGTGCCTGATGAGCAATCCAAAGGCAACCAAG GTGAGGTTGACATTGTAAATTTGCACATTAAAGCCTTGACTGAAGCTGGAGTCAATTCCAAAGACATTGCCGTTATTGCTCCATACAATTTGCAA GTTGACCTCCTGCGCCAGAAACTTTCTGCCAGGCACCCGGATCTGGAAATTAAATCCGTGGATGGCTTTCAGGGCAGAGAGAAAGAGGCAGTGGTTTTGTCTTTAGTCCGCTCCAATCGAAAAG GTGAAGTGGGATTCCTGGCAGAGGACCGACGGATCAACGTCGCCGTAACTCGCGCCAGGCGTCACGTCGCCGTGGTGTGCGACACCCAGACGGTTCAAAGCCACGCTTTCCTCAAGACGTTGGTCCGGCACATCACCGAACGAGGGGAGGTCCGAACGGCATTCGAGTACCTCCAAGACATCGTGCCGCAGAATTACACCCGTGACCACAAAGACGCCAAACCTGACCGCAAAGACGTCCAGCCTGACAGCGAGAACGCATGGAAagttgagagaaaaaaagagcgaAAGAAGCAACCAAGCGAAAATAGCGGTAAAAGTAGCCGTCAACACAACAATCCTACAAAGTCACCTGCGCCGACACTAAACGATGAGGAACAGAGAAAGAAGCAGGAAAGCGAGATCAGAGGAATGATGGAAAAGTTCCTTAAAAACCTCACTCAGCGGGAACTACGGTTTCCAGCATCCTTCACCTCCCACGGTCGCCTGCTCGTGCACCAAATCGCGGAAGAGCTGGGCCTCACGCACCAGAGTCAAGGTGAGGGGAAAGACAGATGTATCACGGTATCAAGGCCAGATCAACCAAATGCACATGGGGAGgggcaaaaacaagaaaatggccAAGAGGGAACCTCCCAGAAGAAGGGTGCTCCTCAACACCCCCCGAAAGAAGCGTTACGTGAAACTCCAGTAGACTTAAAACGTTTACATTTGGAGCGAATGAAGAGGGAACAGCAAAAAAGGGAAGAAATCGCTCAACAAAAGAAGCCGCAGAAGATCTCCGTTTCTACAGATAAAAGAATTCTCGCAAAAG GAAAGAAACGCACCAAAGCTGGCGCTTGCGAAATTGCAGCAGCCGCTTCTCCGGGCGACGACTTGGACGCCCTCATCGACGCCGTGGTGAAGGCAGAAAGCGTGTGCGCTTTTGTCAAGTGCAAAGCTTCCGTGCTAACGCTCGGCCAGCTCTGCCTCTTCTGCAACAGGCAGTATTGTCTCAGTCATCACATACCTGAG GTTCACGGATGTGGTGACAAAGCCAAAACTCACGCTCGAATAAGAATAAGCAAGGAGGGGGTTCTTTACGCCGGCAGCGGAACGAAGGATAAATCAATGGACCCCAATAAGAAAGCCTATCTACATCGGAAATTGGATTCCAAACTTAAAGATATGGCAACTCAGaggaagacaaaaaacaaagaaaaggatgcttaa